One stretch of Verrucomicrobiia bacterium DNA includes these proteins:
- a CDS encoding HNH endonuclease yields the protein MLTGNVLVLNQNYEPLSVCSVRRAVVLVFMGKAEIVETADGLTVRSVSRAFPIPSIVRLGLYIKVPQKRILLTRKNVIKRDGHTCQYCGQNHGEMTVDHVVPKIYGGADSWENLVCACTRCNNLKGDKTPEQAGFTLMRRPRRPNQITFIQQFVGISDTRWRQYLFLD from the coding sequence ATGCTGACGGGGAATGTATTGGTGCTCAACCAGAACTACGAGCCGCTTTCGGTCTGCTCGGTAAGGCGGGCGGTGGTGCTGGTCTTTATGGGCAAAGCCGAAATCGTGGAGACCGCCGACGGGCTCACCGTCCGCTCGGTCTCCCGCGCCTTTCCGATTCCCTCCATCGTCCGGCTGGGGCTTTACATCAAAGTCCCGCAGAAAAGGATACTACTCACCCGCAAAAACGTCATCAAGCGGGACGGCCACACCTGCCAGTACTGCGGACAAAACCACGGGGAGATGACCGTGGACCACGTCGTCCCGAAAATTTACGGCGGCGCCGACAGCTGGGAAAATCTGGTCTGCGCCTGCACCCGCTGCAACAACTTGAAGGGGGACAAAACCCCGGAGCAGGCCGGCTTTACGCTTATGCGCCGCCCCCGCCGCCCCAACCAGATCACCTTCATCCAACAGTTCGTCGGCATTTCCGATACCCGCTGGCGCCAATACCTCTTTCTGGACTGA
- a CDS encoding LapA family protein, giving the protein MWAMRVLLLLVVIVVIVGFSIYNSAQRVAVHLIIASYENVPMIVVTYWAFVLGMLVSFLLGIAYYLRITNQMREHEKDNKRMAAELTALRNRPIDTPEEV; this is encoded by the coding sequence ATGTGGGCGATGCGCGTTTTGCTTTTGCTGGTGGTCATCGTTGTAATCGTCGGGTTTTCGATTTACAATTCAGCCCAGCGGGTCGCCGTGCATCTGATTATCGCCTCGTACGAAAACGTCCCGATGATTGTGGTCACCTATTGGGCTTTCGTTCTGGGCATGCTGGTTTCCTTTTTGTTGGGCATCGCCTATTACCTGCGCATCACCAACCAGATGCGGGAGCATGAAAAGGACAACAAGCGGATGGCCGCGGAGCTGACCGCTTTGCGCAACCGGCCGATTGACACGCCGGAGGAAGTGTGA
- a CDS encoding tetratricopeptide repeat protein has protein sequence MEIDLSIWHLIVLGLLALGTAYLLIWYWKKLGKRREMLTPTLYLDALKNLLSGEESLAYQKLKMVVASDSGNVDAYLRLGDILRHRRQLERAIQIHRDLLLRPNLTENERGLVLKSLAADYLDARDWDSAVKTLEELSGLSGYDAWSAEKLASAYERKKNWEEAKKAYAKYLKLKNEKNISYLAKFHLLAGRDFAEKKEYHKARLEYKEALNFDEKLDIPYLYIADSYQIERRIEDAIEFWKKFLAVSPQLGFLVYPKLERAYFELGKFGDITEVYSEVLQKDAKNSYALLGLARILEKRGRANQAMEQYSSILENDPGFAPARQALARLLLEQKRPSEALRETEFLLEHLAVMREEFYCARCGQTSSDYFFLCGNCDAYRSARLETAVKQNPAPPD, from the coding sequence ATGGAAATCGATCTTTCCATTTGGCACTTGATCGTTCTCGGCCTTCTGGCCTTGGGCACGGCCTACCTTTTGATCTGGTACTGGAAAAAACTGGGGAAGCGCCGGGAGATGCTCACCCCCACGCTCTACCTGGATGCGTTGAAAAATCTCCTTTCCGGCGAGGAAAGCCTGGCCTATCAGAAGCTGAAAATGGTGGTGGCCTCCGATTCCGGCAACGTGGACGCTTACCTGCGGCTGGGGGACATTCTGCGGCATAGGCGCCAGCTGGAGCGGGCGATCCAAATCCACCGCGATTTGCTCTTGCGCCCCAATTTGACGGAAAACGAGAGGGGGCTCGTTTTGAAAAGTTTGGCCGCCGATTATCTCGACGCCCGGGATTGGGATTCCGCCGTAAAGACGCTCGAGGAATTGTCCGGGCTTTCGGGGTACGACGCCTGGTCGGCGGAAAAGCTGGCCTCCGCCTACGAACGAAAGAAAAACTGGGAAGAGGCCAAGAAGGCCTACGCCAAGTACCTGAAGCTGAAAAACGAAAAGAATATCTCGTATCTCGCCAAATTTCACCTCCTGGCCGGGCGGGACTTTGCGGAGAAAAAAGAATATCACAAGGCCCGGCTGGAGTACAAGGAGGCCTTGAACTTCGACGAAAAACTGGACATTCCCTACCTCTACATCGCCGACAGCTACCAGATTGAACGGCGAATCGAGGACGCCATCGAGTTCTGGAAAAAGTTTCTGGCCGTCTCGCCGCAATTGGGTTTTTTGGTTTACCCCAAACTGGAACGGGCCTACTTTGAACTGGGAAAGTTCGGCGACATCACCGAGGTGTACAGCGAGGTCTTGCAGAAAGACGCCAAAAACAGCTATGCGCTCTTGGGGCTGGCACGGATTCTGGAAAAACGGGGGCGCGCCAACCAGGCCATGGAGCAGTATTCCTCCATTTTGGAGAACGACCCGGGATTTGCCCCCGCCCGGCAGGCCCTCGCCCGGCTGCTTTTGGAGCAGAAACGTCCCTCGGAGGCCCTGCGGGAGACCGAGTTTCTACTGGAGCATCTCGCCGTGATGCGGGAGGAATTTTACTGCGCCCGCTGCGGCCAGACCAGTTCGGACTATTTCTTTTTGTGCGGCAACTGCGACGCCTACCGTTCCGCCCGGCTGGAAACGGCCGTCAAACAAAACCCGGCGCCACCCGATTAG
- a CDS encoding SPOR domain-containing protein, translating to MKTATLKGLLILSAALPLFFSPSEAKPNLTSAWQEYYRGAFHKASEKLRDFMRDTATAEAHFLAAKLEPDGERAREFLEKALEDPARGEFFRRALAELSQYYLTTKNYGAVIQLKERFPSFFEGKSFNPELACYLSKAYRLLGRRELGLKCSEQILSTYPSHPIAGWAGLEKGLGLLGTKKSEEGIAEFRKLVGRGGNEEVAVALLLLSKNLPGDKGKIYSRLYEEKFPRGLANAGRPNVSPQTASVSSKRYQIEIGPFGSKSEAQRAYLKLKADSKNAEITARQLNDRTYYFIRWGDFSTSAAAGQTQKELEKILKASYSVVELEG from the coding sequence ATGAAAACAGCAACATTAAAAGGACTGCTCATCCTGTCGGCGGCCCTCCCGCTCTTCTTTTCCCCGTCAGAGGCCAAACCGAACCTTACCTCCGCCTGGCAGGAGTATTACAGGGGAGCCTTTCACAAGGCCTCGGAGAAGTTGCGCGATTTCATGCGTGACACCGCAACGGCCGAGGCGCACTTTTTGGCCGCCAAGCTGGAGCCGGACGGGGAGCGGGCCAGGGAGTTTTTGGAAAAGGCGCTGGAGGATCCCGCCCGCGGGGAGTTTTTCCGCCGGGCTCTGGCAGAACTTTCGCAATATTACCTGACGACAAAAAACTACGGCGCCGTGATTCAGTTGAAGGAGCGCTTCCCCTCCTTTTTCGAGGGGAAATCGTTCAACCCGGAACTGGCCTGCTACCTCTCCAAGGCCTACCGCCTTTTGGGGCGGCGGGAGCTTGGGCTTAAGTGCTCGGAACAAATACTGTCCACCTACCCTTCCCACCCGATTGCCGGCTGGGCCGGGCTCGAAAAGGGGCTTGGTCTGTTGGGCACCAAAAAATCGGAGGAGGGGATTGCCGAATTCCGCAAGCTGGTGGGGCGCGGCGGCAACGAGGAGGTTGCCGTGGCACTCCTATTGCTTTCCAAAAATCTGCCCGGGGACAAGGGGAAAATTTATTCCCGCCTTTACGAGGAAAAATTTCCCCGGGGACTGGCAAACGCCGGCCGGCCGAATGTTTCCCCCCAAACGGCTTCCGTTTCCTCCAAGCGGTACCAGATCGAAATCGGGCCGTTCGGCAGCAAAAGCGAGGCGCAGCGAGCTTATTTGAAGCTGAAGGCCGATTCCAAAAACGCCGAAATCACCGCCCGGCAGTTGAACGACCGCACCTACTATTTCATCCGCTGGGGGGATTTTTCCACCAGCGCCGCCGCCGGGCAAACCCAAAAGGAATTGGAAAAGATTTTGAAGGCCTCCTACAGCGTGGTTGAACTGGAAGGATGA
- the mutS gene encoding DNA mismatch repair protein MutS translates to MSENLTPLLKQYYQIKHRFPDKILFFRMGDFYEMFGEDAERAAPVLGIALTSRAHGKSEKVPLAGVPYHQAEKYLAKLLNAGFKVVICEQTEDPKKAKGLVRREAVEIVTPGTSLYDRDEKGTGNFLAGVVFNKEKVGFARLDLSTGEFLVGEAEESGWSETFLFLEPTEVIFPQSQKETISHFPELSAGRTLSPVEDWKFDFGWAEKNLSEKLGTLNLSGFGVEEKKLAVSAAGGVLSYLSENQIQRLEHLRVIRPLSDSDETTLDFSTLLHLEIFRTPSGDRTNTLFAHLDRTATPQGSRRLGRWLRTPLINPQKINARLDRVESLVNDHFLRKKLHRLLSEVSDLEKLSAKLGMGKTGPRDLVAIKNSLAILPEIAALLKESGPPLSELLNHFPDLSALFKLFENSLKDDPPLATNQGGIIKSGYSAELDKLHAGISDAKKWIATLQAQERQRTGIPSLKVGYNKVFGYYIEVTTPHKDKVPSDYIRKQTLVNAERFITEELKEKEELILTAEEKIFALEEQLFREVEEKSRAFISPLLENAEGTALLDAAVALATLATDERYIRPEVTSEDETTIEESRHPVLEKVLPKGNLVPNDISFAPGRPIEILTGPNMAGKSTYLRQTGVLFLLAQIGSFVPAKKAKIRVADNIYTRVGASDDILRHRSTFLVEMSEVANILNNATSNSLILLDEIGRGTSTYDGLSIAYGLVEYLAAFPNGAPRTLFATHYHELVELERKLPSVTNLQVEVKEFEHQLIFLHKIIPGGCDRSFGIEVAKLAGVPQKLVERARQLLKELESERITLNVPAEQTSAPDLSGVKLFFEKVLKLEPDRLTPLEALFLINELKKESQKLIREFGWK, encoded by the coding sequence ATGAGCGAAAACCTAACCCCGCTTCTAAAGCAGTACTATCAAATAAAGCACCGCTTTCCCGACAAAATCCTTTTTTTCCGGATGGGGGATTTTTACGAAATGTTCGGCGAGGATGCCGAGCGGGCCGCCCCCGTTCTGGGAATTGCCTTGACTTCCCGCGCCCACGGCAAAAGCGAAAAAGTTCCCCTCGCCGGGGTCCCCTATCATCAGGCCGAAAAATATCTGGCCAAGCTTTTAAACGCCGGTTTCAAGGTGGTGATTTGCGAACAAACCGAGGATCCCAAGAAAGCCAAGGGGCTCGTCCGCAGGGAGGCGGTCGAAATCGTCACCCCCGGCACGTCGCTCTATGACCGGGACGAAAAGGGAACGGGAAACTTTCTGGCCGGGGTGGTTTTCAATAAAGAGAAAGTCGGCTTCGCCCGGTTGGATTTGTCCACCGGCGAGTTTTTAGTCGGCGAAGCGGAGGAATCCGGCTGGTCGGAAACCTTTTTGTTCTTGGAGCCAACCGAAGTGATTTTCCCGCAAAGCCAGAAGGAGACCATCAGCCATTTTCCGGAACTCTCCGCGGGGCGGACGCTCTCCCCCGTCGAGGATTGGAAGTTTGATTTCGGCTGGGCGGAAAAAAATCTTTCCGAAAAGCTGGGAACTTTGAACCTTTCCGGCTTCGGCGTGGAGGAGAAAAAACTGGCCGTCTCCGCCGCCGGCGGGGTGCTTTCCTACCTTTCCGAAAATCAAATCCAGCGGCTGGAGCATCTGCGCGTAATCCGGCCGCTTTCCGATTCGGACGAAACCACGCTCGATTTTTCCACCCTGCTGCATTTGGAAATTTTCCGCACCCCCTCGGGGGACAGAACCAACACGCTGTTTGCTCATCTCGATAGAACAGCCACGCCGCAGGGCTCACGCCGTCTGGGGCGCTGGCTGCGGACGCCTCTGATCAATCCGCAAAAAATCAACGCCCGGCTTGACCGGGTGGAATCCCTCGTCAACGATCATTTTTTACGGAAGAAGCTGCACCGCTTGCTTTCGGAAGTATCCGATTTGGAAAAGCTGTCAGCCAAGCTGGGGATGGGAAAAACCGGCCCGCGGGATTTGGTCGCCATCAAAAATTCCCTGGCGATTCTGCCGGAAATTGCCGCTCTGCTCAAGGAATCCGGCCCGCCTCTCTCCGAACTTTTGAACCATTTTCCCGATTTAAGCGCGCTTTTCAAGCTGTTCGAAAATTCCTTGAAGGACGACCCGCCGCTGGCCACCAATCAAGGCGGCATCATCAAGTCGGGCTACAGCGCGGAGCTGGACAAATTGCACGCTGGAATTTCTGACGCCAAAAAATGGATTGCAACCCTGCAGGCACAAGAGCGCCAGCGCACCGGCATCCCCTCCCTGAAAGTGGGCTACAACAAGGTCTTCGGCTACTACATCGAAGTGACCACCCCGCACAAGGACAAAGTGCCTTCCGATTACATCCGCAAGCAAACCTTGGTGAACGCCGAGCGGTTTATCACGGAGGAATTGAAAGAAAAAGAGGAACTGATTCTGACCGCTGAGGAGAAAATCTTCGCCCTCGAGGAACAGCTCTTCCGCGAAGTGGAGGAAAAAAGCCGGGCTTTCATATCTCCCCTTCTCGAAAATGCCGAGGGGACGGCGCTTTTGGATGCCGCCGTTGCGCTGGCGACCCTGGCGACCGATGAGCGCTACATCCGCCCGGAAGTTACGTCGGAGGACGAAACCACTATTGAGGAAAGCCGCCATCCGGTTCTGGAAAAAGTCCTGCCCAAAGGAAACCTGGTGCCGAACGACATTTCCTTTGCGCCGGGGCGCCCCATTGAGATTTTAACCGGCCCGAATATGGCCGGCAAATCCACCTATCTGCGCCAGACCGGTGTTCTGTTCCTGCTGGCGCAAATCGGCTCCTTCGTCCCGGCGAAAAAAGCCAAAATCAGGGTTGCGGACAATATTTATACCCGCGTCGGCGCCTCGGACGACATCCTGCGACACCGCTCCACTTTTTTGGTGGAAATGAGCGAAGTCGCCAACATTTTAAACAACGCCACCTCCAACAGCCTGATTTTACTGGATGAAATCGGCCGCGGCACCTCCACCTATGACGGGCTTTCCATCGCCTACGGCTTGGTGGAGTATCTCGCCGCCTTCCCAAACGGCGCACCGCGCACACTTTTTGCCACCCATTACCACGAACTGGTGGAGTTGGAGCGAAAACTCCCTTCGGTAACAAATTTGCAGGTGGAAGTGAAAGAATTCGAGCATCAGTTGATTTTTCTGCACAAAATCATTCCGGGCGGCTGTGACCGCAGTTTCGGTATCGAGGTCGCGAAGCTGGCCGGCGTGCCGCAGAAACTGGTCGAACGGGCCCGGCAGTTGTTGAAGGAGCTGGAAAGCGAGCGCATCACGTTGAACGTCCCGGCGGAGCAAACATCCGCGCCCGACCTCTCCGGCGTTAAGCTCTTTTTCGAAAAAGTCCTGAAACTGGAACCGGATCGCTTAACACCCCTCGAAGCCCTTTTCCTCATCAACGAACTGAAAAAAGAAAGCCAAAAGCTCATCCGGGAGTTCGGTTGGAAGTAA
- the mutL gene encoding DNA mismatch repair endonuclease MutL, translated as MEVKTLPVFATSTGKVAKLPENLVNQIAAGEVVERPASVVKELVENALDAGATEITVEIEGAGHHKIKVIDNGSGIPAEDVSTVLERHATSKLKSAEELEHITTLGFRGEALPSIASVSLFELETKAKSERIGTHLVAEAGKILKVEPAGTADGTKVTVERLFFNTPARKKFQKSAASENRQITALLEQYAFAFPEIGFELDLDGKKILKSPGQNLFERVSDLVGEERYWDLELLESKKENSQLIAFLKKPEKTTAARPQLYFFINRRPVQSKLLHHAVVSAYRDFLEPGKSPYALIYLFLPYSEVDVNVHPAKAEVRFADERAVYDWVYHAIRKALSNRGKVPVWTGPVPSTEHSLLGSPPAPAGGLTGNFSPPDLSYQQKVFPFPPSSLMGSPPAPAGGLENAHPQPNFSPLFWQFADIYILAQVKGKLLLIDQHTAHERVLYEKILTNLGEHKAESQELLFPETVELTPTELQTFVQNQNFFESFGFDLSPFGDRTLLLRGTPPLAQKKNPSKLLREILDDLESDKKDLEPSRRVARSLACHSAVRAGEKLTIAEMENLFDLLFAAENPYNCPHGRPTIIELPLAEIHRRFGRPV; from the coding sequence TTGGAAGTAAAAACCCTTCCCGTCTTTGCGACTTCGACTGGGAAAGTCGCCAAACTTCCGGAGAATCTGGTCAACCAGATTGCCGCCGGCGAGGTGGTGGAACGCCCCGCCTCGGTGGTCAAGGAGCTGGTGGAAAACGCATTGGATGCCGGGGCGACCGAAATCACGGTAGAAATCGAGGGGGCCGGGCACCACAAAATAAAAGTGATTGATAATGGTTCTGGGATTCCGGCGGAGGATGTTTCCACCGTTCTGGAGCGGCACGCCACCAGCAAATTGAAAAGCGCCGAGGAGTTGGAGCATATCACCACGCTCGGCTTCCGCGGCGAGGCCCTCCCCTCTATCGCCTCCGTCTCCCTTTTCGAACTCGAAACCAAAGCGAAATCCGAGCGCATAGGCACACATCTGGTGGCCGAAGCGGGAAAAATCCTGAAGGTCGAGCCGGCCGGAACCGCGGACGGCACCAAAGTGACGGTCGAACGGCTTTTCTTCAACACCCCCGCGCGGAAAAAATTTCAAAAATCGGCCGCATCCGAAAACCGCCAGATAACCGCTCTTTTGGAGCAGTATGCTTTCGCTTTTCCCGAAATCGGCTTTGAACTCGATCTCGATGGCAAAAAAATTTTGAAATCTCCCGGTCAGAATCTTTTTGAGCGGGTCTCCGATTTGGTGGGGGAGGAGCGCTACTGGGACTTGGAGCTTTTGGAAAGCAAAAAGGAAAACTCCCAGCTTATCGCCTTTTTGAAGAAGCCGGAGAAAACCACTGCCGCCCGGCCGCAGCTTTATTTTTTCATCAACCGCCGCCCCGTGCAAAGCAAACTGCTTCATCACGCCGTTGTTTCCGCCTATCGGGACTTTCTGGAGCCCGGCAAGTCCCCGTATGCCCTCATTTATCTTTTTTTACCCTATTCGGAAGTGGACGTGAACGTCCATCCCGCCAAGGCGGAAGTCCGCTTTGCCGACGAGCGGGCCGTCTATGATTGGGTCTATCACGCCATTCGCAAAGCCCTTTCCAATCGTGGCAAGGTGCCAGTTTGGACAGGTCCCGTTCCAAGCACTGAACATTCCTTGTTGGGTAGCCCACCAGCCCCTGCTGGTGGGTTAACCGGCAATTTCTCACCGCCCGACCTTTCCTATCAGCAAAAGGTTTTTCCCTTTCCACCTTCCTCTCTAATGGGTAGTCCCCCGGCCCCTGCTGGGGGGTTGGAAAATGCTCATCCGCAACCCAACTTTTCCCCCCTCTTCTGGCAGTTTGCGGATATTTACATTCTGGCGCAGGTGAAGGGAAAACTTTTGTTAATTGACCAGCACACCGCCCATGAACGGGTTTTGTACGAAAAGATTTTGACAAATTTGGGGGAGCACAAAGCCGAATCGCAGGAACTGCTTTTTCCCGAGACGGTGGAGTTGACGCCGACCGAGCTCCAAACCTTCGTGCAGAACCAAAATTTTTTTGAATCGTTTGGTTTCGACCTTTCCCCTTTTGGCGACCGCACCCTGCTTCTTCGCGGCACTCCCCCGCTGGCTCAAAAGAAAAACCCCTCAAAATTGTTGCGCGAAATTCTGGATGATTTGGAGAGCGACAAAAAGGACTTGGAGCCCTCCAGGCGGGTGGCCCGCTCCCTGGCCTGCCATTCTGCTGTCCGCGCGGGGGAAAAGCTGACCATCGCGGAGATGGAGAATCTTTTCGATTTGCTTTTCGCCGCCGAAAACCCCTACAACTGCCCCCACGGTCGCCCCACGATTATCGAACTGCCGTTGGCGGAGATTCACCGGCGGTTTGGGCGGCCGGTGTAG
- a CDS encoding M6 family metalloprotease domain-containing protein yields MRRFVLGLTIQLFLSPALLAMPPHPEVLDKIQRGELKAPRHNLMVSEEELAKAGFNPAQLKALAPAKTKAAGPFNMLVVMVDFSDKNSQVAPVFFDSLVFAKTQNSVWRYYDENSYGNFDLVTLNYPSSTGWLRAPQTLAYYANGTNGFGAYPQNAQKLVEDAVDLINPLVNFADYDNDNDGFVDGITFVHAGRGAEVSGNPNDIWSHKWGITPRLRDGVYIFNYSMEPEYFTNPGDVTIGVFCHEFGHAIGGLPDLYDTDGGSQGVGRWSVMAGGSWNGSPMGASPAHFDAWCKIELGFAVAGVIANNQTGVRIPYAERSNAGIFRLWTNGTIGPEYFLVENRQRRGYDTALTSSGLLIWHIDDTVSSGNNRPWYPPNSPSTGHYKVALVQADNLFQLEKNLNSGNSGDPYPGSTVNRNFHASSAPNSNGYAGAGSLVQVTNISNSGDTMTADFFVQAPTDVDDGIFNRPKNFQLAQNYPNPFNPATVIAYTLEKSGPVELQIFNLLGEKVKTLVSGHQGAGLHQKSWDGRDESGRVVSSGLYLYRLRLEKFAETKKMMLVR; encoded by the coding sequence ATGCGCCGATTCGTCTTGGGACTGACCATACAGCTTTTCTTAAGCCCGGCACTTTTGGCCATGCCGCCCCATCCGGAGGTTTTGGACAAGATTCAAAGGGGGGAGTTGAAAGCCCCCCGGCATAATCTGATGGTCAGCGAAGAAGAGCTGGCCAAAGCCGGTTTCAACCCGGCGCAGTTGAAGGCGCTGGCGCCGGCCAAAACCAAGGCCGCCGGGCCGTTCAATATGCTGGTGGTCATGGTCGATTTTTCGGATAAAAATTCGCAGGTGGCGCCGGTTTTTTTCGATTCGTTGGTATTCGCCAAAACCCAAAACTCGGTCTGGCGCTATTACGACGAAAACTCCTATGGCAATTTTGATTTGGTTACCTTGAATTATCCCTCTTCCACCGGCTGGCTGCGGGCGCCGCAGACTTTGGCCTATTATGCGAACGGGACAAACGGCTTCGGGGCCTATCCCCAGAACGCCCAAAAGCTGGTGGAGGATGCCGTGGATTTGATAAACCCGCTGGTCAACTTTGCCGATTACGACAACGACAACGACGGCTTTGTAGACGGCATCACCTTTGTTCACGCCGGACGGGGGGCGGAAGTCTCGGGCAATCCCAACGACATCTGGTCCCACAAATGGGGAATCACCCCGCGGCTGCGGGACGGGGTTTATATCTTCAATTACAGCATGGAACCGGAATATTTTACGAACCCCGGCGACGTGACCATCGGCGTTTTCTGCCACGAGTTCGGCCACGCCATCGGCGGGCTTCCGGATCTGTACGACACGGACGGCGGCTCGCAGGGTGTCGGGCGCTGGAGCGTGATGGCGGGCGGCAGCTGGAACGGCAGCCCGATGGGCGCCTCCCCCGCCCACTTCGACGCCTGGTGCAAAATCGAGCTGGGATTTGCCGTGGCGGGCGTGATTGCAAATAACCAGACCGGCGTCCGGATTCCGTATGCCGAGCGATCCAATGCCGGAATTTTCCGGCTCTGGACGAACGGCACCATCGGCCCGGAATATTTTCTGGTGGAAAACCGCCAGCGCCGGGGATACGACACGGCCTTGACTTCCTCCGGTCTTTTAATCTGGCACATCGACGACACGGTTTCTTCCGGCAACAACCGCCCCTGGTACCCGCCGAACAGCCCGTCCACCGGCCATTACAAAGTCGCCTTGGTGCAGGCCGACAATCTCTTTCAACTGGAAAAAAATCTGAACAGCGGCAATTCCGGTGACCCCTATCCCGGCTCGACGGTGAACCGGAATTTCCACGCTTCCTCCGCTCCCAATTCCAACGGCTATGCGGGAGCCGGCTCGTTGGTGCAGGTGACCAACATCTCCAACTCCGGCGACACGATGACCGCCGATTTCTTCGTGCAGGCGCCGACCGACGTGGATGACGGGATCTTCAACCGGCCGAAAAACTTTCAACTGGCGCAGAATTATCCGAACCCCTTCAACCCGGCCACCGTGATTGCCTACACGCTGGAAAAAAGCGGCCCGGTGGAGTTGCAGATTTTCAATCTGCTGGGGGAAAAGGTGAAGACGCTGGTTTCCGGCCATCAGGGGGCGGGACTGCATCAAAAAAGCTGGGATGGCAGGGACGAATCCGGCCGGGTAGTTTCCTCCGGGCTGTATCTGTACCGGCTGCGGCTGGAAAAGTTTGCCGAAACCAAAAAAATGATGCTCGTGCGATAA
- a CDS encoding ATP-binding protein, whose translation MPEKLGRWSFTLKLSTLLLILFFLISNFSFLWLSYRAKNALKTEIKVKLEAAAAQLSRLAGNSSRPEEARALVQKFLFERELLAVGFFNGPLPTVWTALDNKTGFATDYRPVNEPSLSGPIEFGGHFTITYSFPAGTNRPAGFVIAQADPLGRLEELFRLQTFFWILGFLLMAATVSLLWRFVLAPFEAVEKKAAEAHLAPAKTPGEDPAELVIARFEKALAELKAKEQELSRLYEESEKKALHYSALSKHLIDSLGSGIVIFDPNGDIVDFNPAAGLLLGLNENRRLPGSLKKVLPEVKPGHPAESVELEVQMGGQTKILAVSASAITNPNGENLGKALLVSDLTDFKEMETKLKEKEHWAFLGETAAGLAHELRNALAVMVGYGKLLAKAVGEDHPSHKTAGELLRESQAAEETLKRFLEYARPGEVFLETLDLRGLLEETIASLKPRFPSAGFRLNAPLEASVRSDAALLKQIFSNLILNGAEAAGDGGMVKVTLEASQTPMGWKIEVADSGPGVAETEKEKLFTPFFTTKRDGTGLGLALAKKAVHLLEGEIRLKDGTKGAVFTVTLPAERLRNLPGKDEVQKKHHVRG comes from the coding sequence ATGCCGGAGAAGCTCGGACGGTGGAGTTTTACGTTGAAACTTTCCACCCTGCTTTTGATTTTGTTTTTTTTGATCAGCAATTTTTCCTTTCTCTGGCTTTCCTACCGGGCCAAAAACGCGCTGAAAACCGAGATTAAAGTAAAACTTGAAGCCGCCGCCGCCCAGCTCTCCCGCCTGGCCGGGAATTCCTCCCGCCCGGAAGAGGCCCGGGCTCTGGTGCAGAAGTTTCTTTTCGAGCGGGAGCTTTTGGCCGTCGGTTTTTTCAACGGCCCCCTCCCCACCGTCTGGACCGCCCTGGACAACAAAACCGGCTTTGCAACCGACTACCGGCCGGTGAATGAGCCGTCACTTTCCGGCCCGATTGAATTCGGGGGGCATTTCACGATAACCTACTCCTTTCCGGCGGGAACCAACCGGCCGGCCGGTTTCGTCATCGCCCAAGCCGATCCGCTGGGAAGGTTGGAGGAGCTTTTCCGGCTGCAGACCTTCTTCTGGATTCTGGGGTTCCTTTTAATGGCCGCCACGGTGAGCCTGCTCTGGCGCTTTGTCTTGGCCCCCTTCGAGGCGGTGGAGAAAAAGGCGGCCGAGGCCCATCTTGCTCCGGCCAAAACACCGGGGGAGGACCCGGCCGAACTGGTCATCGCCCGGTTTGAAAAAGCGCTGGCCGAGCTGAAAGCCAAGGAACAGGAGCTTTCCCGGCTGTACGAGGAATCGGAGAAAAAGGCCCTGCATTACTCCGCTTTGAGCAAACATTTAATCGACAGTTTGGGCTCCGGCATTGTCATCTTCGACCCGAACGGGGACATTGTTGATTTCAACCCCGCCGCGGGACTGCTTTTGGGATTGAATGAAAACCGGCGGCTTCCCGGATCGCTGAAAAAAGTTCTGCCGGAGGTGAAGCCGGGACACCCGGCCGAAAGCGTTGAACTGGAAGTGCAGATGGGAGGGCAGACCAAAATATTGGCCGTTTCCGCCTCCGCCATCACGAACCCTAACGGGGAAAATTTGGGAAAGGCCCTTCTGGTCTCCGATTTGACCGATTTCAAGGAAATGGAAACAAAATTGAAGGAAAAGGAGCACTGGGCCTTTTTGGGGGAAACCGCCGCCGGGCTGGCCCACGAACTGCGCAACGCCCTTGCCGTGATGGTCGGTTACGGAAAACTTTTGGCCAAGGCGGTGGGGGAGGACCACCCTTCGCACAAAACCGCCGGCGAACTTCTGCGGGAATCCCAGGCCGCCGAGGAGACCCTGAAACGGTTTTTGGAATACGCCCGGCCGGGAGAGGTGTTTCTTGAAACTCTGGACTTGCGGGGGCTCTTGGAAGAAACCATCGCCTCGCTCAAACCCCGCTTCCCTTCCGCGGGCTTCCGGCTAAACGCCCCCCTGGAGGCCTCCGTCCGTTCGGATGCCGCCCTGCTCAAGCAGATTTTTTCCAACCTGATTTTAAACGGCGCCGAGGCGGCCGGGGATGGGGGAATGGTTAAAGTAACGCTTGAAGCTTCTCAAACTCCGATGGGATGGAAAATCGAAGTCGCCGATTCCGGCCCGGGCGTTGCCGAAACAGAAAAAGAGAAGCTTTTCACCCCCTTTTTTACAACCAAGCGGGACGGCACCGGGCTGGGGCTGGCTTTGGCCAAAAAGGCCGTTCACCTGCTGGAAGGGGAGATTCGGCTAAAGGACGGAACCAAGGGAGCTGTATTTACCGTAACCCTGCCTGCTGAACGGTTACGGAATCTGCCCGGCAAAGATGAAGTTCAAAAAAAGCACCACGTCCGCGGATGA